A genomic region of Acidimicrobiales bacterium contains the following coding sequences:
- the rsmA gene encoding 16S rRNA (adenine(1518)-N(6)/adenine(1519)-N(6))-dimethyltransferase RsmA: MTIGRRDAAALLARHGLAPKRSLGQNFVVDPNTVRRIARLAGVGAGDHVVEVGAGLGALTLALAETGAAVTAVEVDAHLVPVLEEVLAGTGARVVHGDAMALDWEGLLAAAGRWSLVANLPYNVATPLVLDVLDDVPAVDRLLVMVQAEVGERLAAGPGDPAYGIPSVKVAYWATAQVVGRVPPTVFLPRPRVDSALVRITRRPVPATPADPARLFALVRAGFGQRRKTLRRSLAGLVDADGFAAAGVDPGARAEDLSVEDWGRLASA; the protein is encoded by the coding sequence GTGACCATCGGCCGCCGCGACGCGGCCGCCCTCCTCGCCCGCCACGGGCTCGCCCCCAAGCGCTCGCTCGGCCAGAACTTCGTGGTCGACCCCAACACGGTCCGCCGGATCGCCCGCCTCGCGGGGGTGGGCGCCGGCGACCACGTGGTGGAGGTCGGGGCCGGCCTCGGCGCGCTGACCCTCGCCCTCGCCGAGACCGGCGCCGCCGTGACGGCCGTCGAGGTCGACGCCCACCTCGTGCCCGTGCTCGAGGAGGTGCTGGCCGGGACGGGCGCCCGGGTCGTCCACGGCGACGCCATGGCCCTCGACTGGGAGGGGCTGCTGGCCGCCGCCGGCCGCTGGTCGCTCGTCGCCAACCTCCCCTACAACGTCGCCACCCCGCTCGTGCTCGACGTGCTCGACGACGTGCCGGCCGTCGACCGCCTCCTCGTGATGGTGCAGGCCGAGGTGGGGGAGCGCCTGGCCGCCGGACCGGGGGACCCGGCCTACGGCATCCCGTCGGTCAAGGTCGCCTACTGGGCGACGGCCCAGGTGGTCGGCCGGGTGCCGCCGACCGTGTTCCTGCCCCGGCCCCGGGTCGACTCCGCCCTCGTCCGCATCACCCGCCGGCCCGTCCCAGCCACACCGGCCGACCCGGCCCGCCTGTTCGCGCTCGTGCGGGCCGGCTTCGGCCAGCGCCGCAAGACCCTCCGCCGCTCGCTCGCCGGCCTGGTCGACGCCGACGGGTTCGCCGCCGCGGGGGTCGACCCCGGAGCGAGGGCCGAGGACCTGTCGGTCGAGGACTGGGGTCGGCTGGCCTCGGCCTGA
- a CDS encoding 4-(cytidine 5'-diphospho)-2-C-methyl-D-erythritol kinase, translated as MATETVRALAKLTLSLRVTGVRDDGWHLLDAEMVTVDLADTLTFAEGDGLTVGGPAAGPDVPTGDGNLVRRALAAVGRTAAVTLTKRIPAGAGLGGGSADAAAVLRWAGCSDLSVAAGLGADVPFCLVGGRARVTGVGERLEPLPEVDRVFTLLTPPFAAATPAVYAAWDRLGGPSADGPNDLEPAALAVEPRLARWRDRLGDATGATPVLAGSGSTWFVEGAFPGDGRVVTRTARP; from the coding sequence ATGGCGACCGAGACCGTCCGGGCGCTGGCCAAGCTGACGCTCTCGCTGCGGGTGACCGGCGTGCGGGACGACGGGTGGCACCTGCTCGACGCGGAGATGGTGACCGTCGACCTCGCCGACACCCTGACCTTCGCCGAGGGCGACGGGCTCACCGTCGGCGGACCGGCCGCCGGCCCGGACGTGCCCACCGGCGACGGGAACCTCGTCCGCCGGGCGCTGGCCGCCGTCGGCCGCACGGCCGCCGTCACCCTCACCAAGCGCATCCCGGCGGGGGCCGGGCTGGGCGGCGGGTCGGCCGACGCCGCCGCCGTGCTCCGCTGGGCGGGCTGCTCGGACCTCTCGGTCGCCGCCGGCCTCGGGGCCGACGTGCCCTTCTGCCTGGTCGGGGGCCGGGCCAGGGTGACCGGCGTGGGCGAGCGCCTGGAGCCGCTGCCGGAGGTGGACCGGGTGTTCACCCTGCTGACCCCGCCCTTCGCCGCCGCCACCCCGGCGGTGTACGCGGCGTGGGACCGCCTGGGCGGGCCGTCGGCCGACGGGCCGAACGACCTCGAGCCGGCGGCGCTGGCGGTCGAGCCCCGGCTGGCCCGGTGGCGGGACCGGCTGGGCGACGCCACCGGCGCCACCCCGGTGCTCGCCGGCAGCGGGTCGACCTGGTTCGTCGAGGGCGCCTTCCCGGGCGACGGCCGGGTGGTCACCCGGACCGCCCGGCCCTGA
- a CDS encoding sialidase family protein, producing the protein MPRRSVLLSALLLLASVVHAQPAVSQTATVAAPGVDVQRISTDPYTTPNAQHRTEVEPDTFAWGDTVVSAFQVGRYFDGGADNIGWATSTDGGRTWQHGFLPGTTPVADPPGRWERVSDPVVAYDAAHGVWMIQSLGIRPGSPPNDLVVSRSTDGLNWSRPRPEAPGEPGTFYDKNWLTCDNWEQSPFFGSCYGSWDDAIAGGRFFNDVSRDGGLTWSEPRRVDDAAGIGVQPVVQPDGTIVAPYLFGSAMRAYRSTDGGQTWEGSVEISNVRHHFPGALRELPLPSVDVDARGRIYVVWSDCRFRRGCSANDIVLSQSDVGRTWTTPVRIATVASTSNQDQVIPALAVDRSTGGPEARLALTYFAFEDANCRPGACQLDVWTTHSSSAGLGWSSPVRVNATPMRLSWVPVTTSGFMVGDYVSTSFLADGSAVAVVPIALPPDDEGLDVSMYAVTGI; encoded by the coding sequence ATGCCGCGTCGATCCGTCCTGCTGTCGGCACTCCTGCTGCTGGCCTCGGTCGTGCACGCCCAGCCGGCCGTGTCGCAGACCGCCACGGTCGCCGCCCCCGGCGTCGACGTCCAGCGCATCAGCACCGACCCGTACACCACGCCGAACGCCCAGCACCGCACCGAGGTCGAGCCCGACACGTTCGCCTGGGGCGACACGGTCGTGAGCGCCTTCCAGGTCGGCCGCTACTTCGACGGGGGCGCCGACAACATCGGGTGGGCCACGTCGACCGACGGCGGCCGCACCTGGCAGCACGGCTTCCTGCCCGGCACGACGCCGGTCGCCGACCCGCCCGGCCGCTGGGAGCGGGTCTCCGACCCCGTCGTCGCCTACGACGCCGCCCACGGCGTGTGGATGATCCAGAGCCTCGGCATCCGCCCCGGCAGCCCGCCCAACGACCTCGTCGTCAGCCGGTCGACCGACGGCCTCAACTGGAGCCGGCCCCGGCCCGAGGCCCCCGGCGAGCCGGGCACGTTCTACGACAAGAACTGGCTGACCTGCGACAACTGGGAGCAGAGCCCGTTCTTCGGGTCCTGCTACGGCAGCTGGGACGACGCCATCGCCGGCGGCCGCTTCTTCAACGACGTGTCGAGGGACGGCGGCCTGACCTGGAGCGAGCCCCGGCGCGTCGACGACGCCGCCGGCATCGGCGTGCAGCCGGTCGTCCAGCCCGACGGCACCATCGTCGCCCCCTACCTGTTCGGCTCGGCCATGCGGGCCTATCGCTCGACCGACGGCGGCCAGACCTGGGAGGGCTCGGTCGAGATCAGCAACGTCCGCCACCACTTCCCCGGCGCCCTCCGCGAGCTTCCGCTGCCGTCGGTGGACGTCGACGCCAGGGGCCGGATCTACGTCGTGTGGTCGGACTGCCGGTTCCGGCGCGGGTGCTCGGCCAACGACATCGTCCTCAGCCAGAGCGACGTGGGCCGCACGTGGACGACGCCCGTGCGGATCGCCACGGTGGCGTCGACCAGCAACCAGGACCAGGTCATCCCCGCCCTGGCCGTCGACCGGTCGACCGGCGGCCCCGAGGCCCGCCTCGCCCTCACCTACTTCGCCTTCGAGGACGCCAACTGCCGGCCGGGCGCCTGCCAGCTCGACGTCTGGACGACCCACTCGTCGAGCGCCGGGCTGGGCTGGAGCAGCCCCGTCCGGGTGAACGCCACGCCGATGCGCCTCTCGTGGGTGCCGGTGACGACGTCGGGCTTCATGGTGGGCGACTACGTGTCGACCTCGTTCCTCGCCGACGGGTCGGCGGTGGCCGTCGTCCCGATCGCCCTGCCCCCCGACGACGAGGGCCTCGACGTGTCCATGTACGCGGTGACCGGCATCTAG
- a CDS encoding NTP transferase domain-containing protein — protein sequence MTDRPLSAMVLAAGEGTRMRSTRPKPLHLLCGRAMLLYVLDAAAAQPLRRAVVVVGHGAERVTKKLQEDGPDILIEFVEQRVQRGTGDAASVGLTGLMDDDEDGGDVLVLPGDTPLLRQETVAALVEEHLRTDAAATVLTAELADPTGYGRIVRGKDGRVARIVEEGDATDEERAIVEVNTSIYCFRRSLLAPALRRLSPENSQGEYYLTDVVGVLHDAGYRVESLVATDPRETAGVNDRVQLAAAEAELRRRTNERWLCQGVTMVDPGATYLDATVSLSPDVTLFPGVLLQGRTVVGAGAEIGPDCRLVDCVVGAGAKLQKTVASDAEIGAGAVVGPFAALDPGSHVAPGVRTGPFYTGRAEGTD from the coding sequence ATGACCGACCGTCCGCTGTCCGCCATGGTGCTCGCCGCCGGCGAGGGGACCCGCATGCGGTCGACGCGCCCGAAGCCGCTGCACCTCCTGTGCGGCCGGGCCATGCTCCTCTACGTCCTCGACGCCGCCGCCGCCCAGCCCCTGCGCCGGGCGGTCGTCGTCGTCGGCCACGGCGCCGAGCGGGTGACGAAGAAGCTCCAGGAGGACGGCCCCGACATCCTCATCGAGTTCGTCGAGCAGCGGGTGCAGCGGGGGACGGGCGACGCCGCCTCGGTCGGGCTCACCGGGCTGATGGACGACGACGAGGACGGCGGCGACGTGCTCGTGCTGCCCGGCGACACCCCGCTGCTGCGCCAGGAGACGGTCGCCGCCCTCGTCGAGGAGCACCTCAGGACCGACGCGGCGGCGACCGTGCTGACCGCCGAGCTGGCCGACCCGACCGGCTACGGGCGGATCGTGCGGGGCAAGGACGGGCGCGTCGCCCGCATCGTCGAGGAGGGCGACGCCACCGACGAGGAGCGGGCGATCGTCGAGGTCAACACGTCGATCTACTGCTTCCGCCGCTCGCTGCTGGCCCCCGCCCTCCGCCGGCTGAGCCCGGAGAACTCCCAGGGCGAGTACTACCTGACGGATGTCGTCGGCGTCCTCCACGACGCCGGCTACCGGGTCGAGTCCCTGGTGGCCACCGACCCGAGGGAGACGGCCGGGGTCAACGACCGGGTCCAGCTGGCCGCGGCCGAGGCCGAGCTGCGCCGGCGGACCAACGAGCGCTGGCTGTGCCAGGGCGTGACCATGGTCGACCCGGGCGCCACCTACCTCGACGCCACCGTGTCGCTCAGCCCCGACGTCACCCTCTTCCCCGGCGTGCTCCTCCAGGGGCGAACGGTCGTCGGCGCCGGCGCCGAGATCGGCCCCGACTGCCGCCTGGTCGACTGCGTGGTCGGGGCCGGGGCCAAGCTCCAGAAGACGGTGGCCAGCGACGCCGAGATCGGCGCCGGCGCCGTCGTCGGCCCGTTCGCCGCCCTCGACCCCGGCAGCCACGTCGCTCCCGGCGTGAGGACCGGGCCCTTCTACACTGGCCGGGCGGAGGGGACCGACTAG
- a CDS encoding TatD family hydrolase yields MTRWTDNHCHLDPGPAGAEAAAEAREAGVTRLVTVGTDPARSAAAVATARALDGVWATAGVHPHDAKDGLDGLEDLLDEPEVVAVGECGLDYHYDHSPRPVQREVFAAQVALATTRGMALVIHTREAWDDTFAVLAAEGVPERTVFHCFTGGADEARRCLDLGAWLSFSGIVTFPSAGDLREAAALCPLDRLLVETDSPYLAPVPHRGRPNRPALVPLVGAGVAAAKGVAAEEVAEASWRAASAVYGLPG; encoded by the coding sequence ATGACCCGCTGGACGGACAACCACTGCCACCTCGACCCCGGGCCGGCCGGGGCCGAGGCGGCGGCGGAGGCGCGGGAGGCGGGGGTCACCCGGCTGGTCACCGTCGGCACCGACCCGGCCCGGTCGGCCGCCGCCGTCGCCACCGCCCGCGCCCTGGACGGCGTGTGGGCCACGGCCGGCGTCCACCCCCACGACGCCAAGGACGGCCTCGACGGGCTCGAGGACCTGCTCGACGAGCCCGAGGTGGTCGCCGTCGGCGAGTGCGGCCTCGACTACCACTACGACCACTCGCCCCGCCCCGTGCAGCGGGAGGTCTTCGCCGCGCAGGTCGCCCTCGCGACGACCAGGGGCATGGCGCTCGTCATCCACACGAGGGAGGCGTGGGACGACACCTTCGCCGTCCTCGCCGCCGAGGGCGTGCCCGAGCGGACGGTCTTCCACTGCTTCACCGGCGGGGCCGACGAGGCCCGCCGCTGCCTCGATCTCGGCGCCTGGCTCTCGTTCTCCGGCATCGTCACGTTCCCGAGCGCGGGCGACCTCCGGGAGGCGGCCGCGCTGTGCCCGCTCGACCGCCTCCTCGTCGAGACCGACTCGCCCTACCTCGCCCCGGTGCCCCACCGGGGCCGCCCGAACCGGCCGGCGCTGGTCCCGCTCGTCGGCGCGGGCGTGGCGGCGGCCAAGGGCGTGGCGGCCGAGGAGGTGGCCGAGGCGTCGTGGCGGGCGGCGTCGGCCGTCTACGGCCTCCCGGGGTGA
- a CDS encoding AURKAIP1/COX24 domain-containing protein — MGSLIKKRRKRMRKKKHKKMLKRTRWQRRAGK, encoded by the coding sequence ATGGGTTCGCTCATCAAGAAGCGCCGCAAGCGCATGCGCAAGAAGAAGCACAAGAAGATGCTGAAGCGCACCCGCTGGCAGCGTCGCGCCGGCAAGTAA